In one window of Calypte anna isolate BGI_N300 chromosome 1, bCalAnn1_v1.p, whole genome shotgun sequence DNA:
- the C1H12orf40 gene encoding uncharacterized protein C12orf40 homolog yields the protein MNWVGGSRSRIILKQERRKQKEYFEKKKLKSKMKLLGVSSPKSSAVSLDLLNLYVVNQISVKKDNTENTRKPVHIDITENVKIPGKRHNIELPVSPPRTQHLSNLDDIQNRLQQQVLDSRRQHLSEKVKSHKLPQVTELRYADSSMEHEDNIARGFSACPMSSSGFWSPNCSQFSEENYNTNLMGSTWEQTYEEKLQNQTGNNFAQDPWITKPPSHCIFRKSDTVPQDLFNPFPRLDYMNSARKNPVIMTTNESENSEGIKELLFDVVKETAELKAPQNGSDCSFLALFEDTSKPIQNIPSMQHFNPFVNQSSGAIFTIDTNDGNQMTNRNYHYNTREAYCAISATNNSVDRHLEGVFTAPEQLLFKSNDVSSANYEQTSGHHKTHLQDCYKGQHYFIPSENKEKPANLEKIEAFAYHHDHQINLKENVQNHFRKNSKDESVNESAWRQRQLFGYEQFTAAQEKDYKPAVSSNLHKTEKDVDSSLSSQSPSYSPRQTESCFSSSPDTSEEEETAKKKEYQNEQSLKITDDNLVSASARTEPIKIPHTRTLPLQPCNILTGEEATHTEEKGSILCATEEENEKQSAPTEGNSSHQALIRGRITGSTRCDGWSQTESSVLEVEKVDVATQCESLQLCSCGSSLPSARSPGRVPPPGTSGTAGGQEMAAAEDQQPAGTGSAAGPAVLPPEAEYLSLAGRTLQVLSYIDKMKERQAVTK from the exons atgaaTTGGGTTGGTGGCAGTCG GAGCAGAATCATACTaaagcaggaaaggagaaagcagaag gaatactttgaaaagaagaaacttaAATCAAAAATGAAGCTTCTTGGAGTATCATCTCCTAAAAGTTCAGCAGTCAGTTTAGATCTCCTCAATCTGTATGTTGTTAACCAGATATCAGTCAAAAAGGACAACACTG AGAATACAAGGAAGCCAGTCCACATTGATATCACTGAGAATGTAAAAATACCTGGTAAGAGGCACAACATTGAGCTCCCCGTGTCACCACCACGTACGCAGCACTTGTCAAATTTAGATGACATCCAGAACAG gTTACAACAGCAAGTATTGgacagcagaaggcagcatcTCTCAGAGAAAGTAAAAAGCCATAAG TTACCTCAAGTAACAGAATTAAGGTATGCTGACTCTAGTATGGAACATGAAGACAACATAGCAAGAGGTTTTAGTGCATGTCCAATGTCCTCTTCGGGTTTTTGGTCCCCTAACTGCTCacaattttctgaagaaaattacaaCACAAACCTCATGGGTAGCACTTGGGAACAGACCTATGAAGAGAAGCTGCAAAACCAg acaggaaataattttgctcaAGACCCTTGGATTACAAAACCTCCAAGCCACTGTATTTTCAGGAAGTCTGATACAGTGCCTCAGGATCTGTTTAATCCATT CCCCAGGCTGGACTATATGAATTCTGCCAGGAAAAATCCAGTGATAATGACCACTAATGAATCAGAAAACAGTGAAGGAATAAAAGAACTGTTGTTTGATGTTGTGAAAGAAACTGCAGAACTGAAAGCTCCCCAGAATGGAAGTGACTGTTCCTTTCTGGCACTGTTTGAAGATACGAGCAAACCAATCCAGAATATTCCTTCCATGCAGCATTTTAATCCTTTTGTTAACCAGAGTAGTGGTGCCATTTTTACCATTGATACTAATGATGGAAATCAAATGACCAACAGAAATTATCATTATAATACCAGAGAGGCTTATTGTGCAATCAGTGCAACAAACAATTCTGTAGACAGACACCTTGAAGGTGTTTTCACAGCTCCAGAACAGCTTTTGTTTAAAAGTAATGATGTCTCAAGTGCAAACTATGAGCAAACCAGTGGACATCATAAAACTCACCTGCAGGACTGTTACAAGGGACAGCACTACTTTATACcctctgaaaacaaagaaaaacctgcCAACCTTGAAAAAATTG aggcATTTGCTTATCACCATGACCATCAGATTAATTTAAAGGAGAATGTACAGAaccacttcagaaaaaatag TAAGGATGAATCTGTGAATGAATCAGCCTGGAGACAGAGACAGCTTTTTGGATATGAACAG ttcacaGCAGCACAAGAGAAAGATTATAAGCCTGCAGTGAGTTCAAATCTTCACAAGACAGAGAAGG aTGTGGACTCATCACTCAGCAGTCAGTCTCCCAGTTACTCTCCAAGGCAGACAGAGAGCTGTTTCAGCTCTAGTCCTGACACA TCTGAAGAAGAAGAGACAGCCAAAAAGAAGGAATATCAAAATGAACAGTCCTTGAAGATAACTGATGACAACCTAGTCTCAGCCTCAGCAAGGACAGAGCCCATCAAAATCCCTCACACCAGAACCTTGCCTCTCCAGCCCTGCAATATTTTGACTGGAGAAGAAGCAACCCATACTGAGGAGAAAGGCTCTATTTTATGTgccactgaagaagaaaatgaaaagcaaagtgcCCCAACTGAGGGCAACTCGTCACACCAAGCCCTTATAAGAGGGCGCATCACTGGCAGTACCAGGTGTGATGGTTGGTCGCAGACGGAGAGCTCTGTTTTAGAAGTAGAAAAGGTGGATGTTGCCACCCAGTGTGAGAgtcttcagctctgcagctgtgggagctccctcccctctgcccgCAGCCCGGGTCGGGTCCCTCCTCCCGGCACCTCGGGCACCGCTGGAGGGCAGGAAATGGCAGCGGCTGAGGATCAGCAGCCGGCAGGCACGGGCAGCGCAGCGGGACCAGCTGTGCTTCCTCCTGAAGCTGAGTATCTGAGTTTGGCTGGCAGGACTCTCCAGGTGCTGAGCTACATTGATAAAATGAAGGAGAGACAAGCAGTGACCAAGTAG